In one window of Thermodesulfobacteriota bacterium DNA:
- the ccsB gene encoding c-type cytochrome biogenesis protein CcsB: protein MSEIFFHITAAVYLLATLVYSAYLFSRKDRLLTVAQAAMVAGFAFHTATIIARWAAAGRTPATSFHESLTFFSWVMVLAFLFLLIKYRQRVLGAFVSPFALLLLITASLLPKEIVPLSPVLESYWLPVHVSLAFLGNSFFALAFLLGVMYIIQERYLKTRKLKGLFFALPSLETLDELNYKCLQYGFPLLTAAIITGAIWSEYATGSYWQWKHRQVWSLITWFLYAALLHGRLTAGWRGRKAAILSAVAFACLIGSYFIINILSGGAHGLSR, encoded by the coding sequence GTGAGCGAAATCTTTTTCCATATAACGGCGGCGGTCTATCTCTTGGCTACCCTTGTCTATTCGGCATATCTCTTTTCGCGAAAGGACCGGCTCCTTACCGTAGCCCAGGCCGCAATGGTCGCGGGCTTCGCCTTTCATACGGCCACCATAATCGCCCGCTGGGCCGCAGCGGGCCGCACCCCGGCTACGAGCTTCCACGAGTCCCTCACCTTTTTCTCATGGGTGATGGTCTTAGCGTTCCTTTTCCTCCTCATAAAATACAGGCAGCGGGTCCTGGGCGCGTTCGTGAGCCCGTTCGCGCTCCTTCTCCTCATAACCGCCTCGCTCCTTCCAAAGGAGATTGTGCCGCTCTCTCCGGTGCTCGAAAGCTACTGGCTTCCGGTTCACGTCAGCCTCGCTTTCCTCGGAAACTCCTTTTTCGCCCTGGCCTTCCTCCTGGGCGTCATGTACATAATCCAGGAGAGATACCTTAAGACAAGGAAACTCAAGGGCCTCTTCTTTGCCCTCCCGTCGCTTGAAACTCTCGACGAGCTTAACTATAAGTGCCTTCAGTACGGTTTCCCGCTCCTTACGGCAGCCATCATAACCGGGGCCATATGGTCGGAATACGCGACCGGCAGCTATTGGCAGTGGAAGCACCGCCAGGTATGGTCGCTCATAACCTGGTTCCTTTACGCGGCGCTCCTTCACGGCAGGCTTACGGCCGGGTGGAGGGGCAGGAAAGCGGCCATACTGTCGGCTGTCGCCTTCGCCTGCCTCATAGGTTCGTATTTCATAATAAACATACTCTCCGGGGGGGCGCACGGCCTTTCGCGCTGA
- a CDS encoding bifunctional precorrin-2 dehydrogenase/sirohydrochlorin ferrochelatase yields the protein MRYYPVFLDLKDRPCLVVGGGPVAERKALGLLAAGARVTVVGPRVTEALEGLAREKTIALRKRAYRPGDSKGCFLVVAATASRAVNEAVQRDAEVFGCLLNIVDDPARSNFIVPSVVRRGALTIAISTSGKSPYLARVLREEFEGRIGAEYEAFIEILGAARKKLLKTGLSRDKKERIIKALVKSPIPALLKEGRIREVNSVLRETLGQGYTLSKLGVRLKGEGRG from the coding sequence ATGCGCTATTATCCCGTCTTTCTTGATCTGAAAGACAGGCCCTGCCTGGTCGTCGGTGGCGGCCCTGTTGCCGAACGGAAGGCCCTGGGCCTTCTGGCGGCGGGCGCCAGGGTGACTGTCGTGGGCCCCAGGGTTACGGAAGCCCTGGAGGGGCTTGCAAGGGAAAAGACGATAGCGCTCCGTAAAAGGGCATACAGGCCGGGAGACTCGAAGGGCTGCTTCCTTGTAGTCGCTGCAACGGCTTCAAGGGCGGTCAACGAGGCCGTCCAGAGGGATGCGGAAGTATTCGGCTGTCTTTTGAACATTGTAGACGACCCGGCCCGCTCGAACTTCATCGTCCCCTCTGTCGTAAGGAGGGGCGCGTTAACCATAGCCATATCCACATCGGGCAAGAGCCCTTACCTTGCGCGCGTCCTCAGGGAAGAATTCGAGGGGCGCATCGGGGCCGAGTACGAAGCCTTTATCGAGATACTGGGGGCGGCCAGGAAGAAGCTATTGAAAACCGGCCTCAGCCGTGATAAAAAAGAAAGGATTATTAAGGCTTTGGTTAAGTCCCCGATACCCGCGCTCCTCAAAGAGGGGCGCATCCGGGAGGTGAATTCCGTACTCAGGGAAACCCTGGGGCAAGGATACACCCTCTCGAAGCTCGGGGTCAGGCTTAAAGGAGAAGGGCGAGGCTAA
- a CDS encoding site-specific DNA-methyltransferase: protein MTRSSYELTYRGKPPEDEVLSTPALPLNRIKAIRGPAGWRNILISGDNLNALASLLEMKRSGQLKSSDGTPGAKLVYIDPPFSTNLEFRGKENQKAYKDKVLGAEFIEFLRKRLILLREVLSPDGSIFVHLDWKKAHYIKAVMDEVFGEENFLNDIVWSYGGRGAKAIAGQFSRNHDIILWYRRGEKHTFNQLAFEKAIPKKGSGFKQDEVGRWFKTSPRGDYTDESIRALEKEGRIYRTRNGTVRIKYFLREEGDFLLENKLVGDVWDDIPDAMHLSATEKTGYPTQKPEALLSRIISAASNPGDLVLDAFAGAGTTLAVAEKLGRRWAGVDSGALSIHTIEKRLLSIKDSKHIEKPAKRYGKACSPFEVFSICPEEYDCGCGGERGPDVKCRYSIDESTGECVVKIERFKSPGARQGAGLDALSSVALDMDFNGDVLHIDSFHTNEELREKGFELRFPLKEVKGAVMLVFSDICGNEKWFLGELA, encoded by the coding sequence TTGACGCGGTCCAGTTACGAGCTTACATACAGGGGCAAGCCGCCTGAAGACGAAGTCCTCTCGACCCCTGCCCTTCCGCTGAACCGCATAAAGGCGATAAGGGGGCCTGCGGGCTGGCGTAACATACTCATCTCGGGCGACAACCTCAATGCCCTCGCTTCCCTCCTTGAGATGAAGAGAAGCGGGCAGCTCAAATCCAGCGACGGCACACCCGGCGCGAAACTCGTCTACATAGACCCGCCCTTCTCGACAAACCTCGAATTCAGGGGCAAGGAAAACCAGAAGGCATATAAAGACAAGGTCCTCGGCGCGGAGTTCATAGAGTTCCTGAGAAAAAGGCTCATACTGCTAAGGGAGGTCCTTTCCCCGGACGGCTCCATTTTCGTCCACCTCGACTGGAAAAAGGCCCACTACATAAAGGCCGTAATGGACGAGGTCTTCGGAGAAGAGAACTTCCTTAACGACATCGTCTGGAGCTACGGCGGCAGGGGGGCAAAGGCCATCGCAGGGCAGTTCTCGCGTAACCACGACATAATACTCTGGTACAGGAGAGGCGAAAAACACACCTTCAACCAGCTCGCTTTCGAAAAGGCCATACCCAAAAAGGGTAGCGGCTTCAAGCAGGATGAGGTTGGCCGCTGGTTCAAGACCTCCCCCAGGGGGGACTATACGGACGAGAGCATACGCGCCCTTGAAAAAGAGGGCCGCATCTATCGTACAAGGAACGGCACTGTCCGGATTAAGTATTTCCTCCGCGAGGAGGGCGACTTCCTTCTTGAGAATAAGCTCGTGGGAGATGTGTGGGACGATATACCTGACGCCATGCATCTGTCTGCGACGGAAAAGACCGGCTACCCCACGCAGAAGCCCGAGGCCCTTCTCTCCCGCATCATAAGTGCCGCCTCAAACCCCGGCGACCTCGTCCTCGACGCATTTGCCGGGGCCGGGACGACCCTTGCCGTTGCCGAAAAGCTCGGAAGGAGGTGGGCGGGGGTGGATTCCGGTGCGCTTTCCATCCATACCATTGAAAAGAGGCTCCTTTCCATAAAAGATTCAAAGCATATCGAAAAACCGGCGAAAAGGTACGGAAAGGCCTGCTCCCCCTTTGAAGTATTCTCGATATGCCCCGAAGAATACGACTGCGGGTGCGGCGGGGAGCGCGGCCCTGACGTAAAGTGCCGCTACTCCATAGACGAATCTACCGGCGAGTGCGTCGTAAAGATAGAGCGGTTCAAAAGCCCTGGTGCGCGGCAAGGCGCGGGGCTGGATGCGCTCTCTTCCGTGGCCCTGGACATGGACTTCAACGGAGATGTCCTTCATATAGACTCGTTCCACACAAATGAGGAGCTTAGGGAAAAGGGGTTCGAGCTGCGTTTCCCTCTCAAAGAGGTCAAAGGCGCGGTAATGCTCGTCTTTTCGGACATATGCGGGAACGAAAAGTGGTTTCTGGGGGAGCTGGCCTGA
- a CDS encoding (2Fe-2S) ferredoxin domain-containing protein translates to MKPYRLHAFVCLGKRCLNKGSEEILEDMKGKVKAGGLKGEVKVSRSGCLSVCKETDEEGEYSPAMVVYPEGVWYRNITLNDVDEIIERHFRKGEIIERLLHYRLGSKTA, encoded by the coding sequence ATGAAACCATACAGGCTCCACGCGTTCGTATGCCTTGGCAAGAGGTGCCTGAACAAGGGCTCTGAAGAGATATTGGAGGACATGAAGGGCAAGGTCAAGGCCGGGGGCTTGAAGGGCGAGGTGAAGGTATCGAGGTCCGGGTGTCTTAGCGTATGCAAGGAGACCGACGAGGAAGGGGAGTACTCTCCGGCCATGGTCGTCTATCCCGAGGGGGTCTGGTACAGGAACATCACCCTGAATGACGTGGACGAGATAATAGAGAGGCATTTCAGGAAGGGCGAGATAATCGAGCGGCTATTGCATTACAGGCTCGGCTCAAAAACAGCTTGA
- a CDS encoding VCBS repeat-containing protein yields the protein MEGMYVAMDAADLDRDGKKEIVVVSGTKVVIGAYAENGFRVLHEMEDKTGTNISVSIIDMDRDGAPEVYISRISDNDAASLVIEHRNGKYEVTASNIGWLVRTVRAGDAAPALIGRKFRKLDGFYGGVSVLAREGGKLVEKGEFSIALPGGADIFRFEALDFRGKGGLDVIALDGRGYLKVYAAEKEGEWAEEYRSADFFGGTLNYIVRKADRPGTTESEPFPVEGKFYHLDMDKDGKAELIIKKNTPGGLGRSAARPASFKTGELVSLSWDAMGGTVAENWRTRPVEGYISDFLIEDFDGDGAPEAVMLVVTGTGKLFGTTKSYILSHRISL from the coding sequence ATGGAAGGCATGTACGTTGCAATGGACGCGGCAGACCTTGACCGCGACGGCAAAAAAGAGATAGTCGTCGTATCAGGGACGAAAGTAGTGATAGGCGCTTACGCCGAGAACGGCTTCCGCGTGCTCCACGAGATGGAGGACAAGACCGGGACGAACATCTCGGTTTCCATAATCGACATGGACAGGGACGGCGCGCCCGAGGTCTATATTTCGAGGATATCCGATAACGATGCCGCAAGCCTGGTAATCGAGCACAGGAACGGGAAGTATGAGGTAACGGCAAGCAACATCGGCTGGCTTGTGCGGACGGTGCGGGCCGGCGACGCGGCCCCGGCGCTCATAGGCCGGAAGTTCAGGAAGCTCGACGGCTTTTACGGCGGCGTTAGCGTGCTTGCGAGGGAAGGCGGCAAGCTCGTAGAAAAGGGAGAGTTCAGCATCGCTCTTCCCGGGGGCGCTGACATTTTCAGGTTCGAGGCGCTTGACTTCAGGGGCAAGGGCGGGCTCGACGTCATAGCCCTGGACGGGCGCGGGTATTTGAAGGTTTACGCCGCGGAGAAAGAGGGGGAATGGGCCGAGGAATACAGGAGCGCGGACTTCTTCGGCGGCACGCTCAATTATATTGTGCGGAAGGCCGACCGCCCCGGCACCACGGAATCCGAGCCGTTCCCGGTCGAGGGGAAGTTCTACCACCTGGATATGGACAAAGACGGAAAAGCCGAGCTGATAATAAAGAAGAACACGCCCGGCGGCCTGGGGCGTAGCGCCGCGCGGCCTGCCTCATTCAAGACCGGAGAGCTTGTAAGCCTCTCGTGGGACGCGATGGGCGGGACAGTGGCCGAGAACTGGCGGACGAGGCCCGTAGAGGGCTATATATCTGATTTCCTCATCGAGGACTTTGACGGCGACGGCGCGCCCGAGGCGGTGATGCTGGTCGTCACAGGGACGGGAAAGCTCTTCGGCACCACAAAAAGTTATATACTTTCCCACCGGATTTCATTATAA
- a CDS encoding PIN domain-containing protein has translation MRILIDTNIIIHLEDSSKILDDSLSELFRLAYENRHEIVIHPASFDDIKKDRNEKRKEISFSRVRKYPVLKGPPEPGDLELKSLGLSAITKNDHIDNLILYAVYKDAVNILVTEDREMHKKAAFLGLSDRVHYIQQAAEFLRRLYSSIPVSLPNIEEAALYQIDLRNSFFDSLREDYSKFDEWYKMASREGRKAWVHRNEKGELGAICIYKEEKDPIITTENISIPGRVLKLCTFKVEERMRGRKLGELLLKAAFRYATDNKIEHIYITMKPGKQNYLEDMCEEFGFYRFGKYIDNRDDVFIKEHFIMPPDTELTPLEYNVHYFPHFKSDKNVKKYIVPIRPKFHGILFPEIEPQPSLIVGSTAGNAIKQAYLCHARIHGISPGDILLFYRSQDLRAITSLGIVELSTDLQELEKIIQIVSKRTVYTFTDIKKMAEKKTKVILFRLSEHFSLPISYKWLITNEVVRGNIQTIRGISHESFTKIMQEFAPSSCIHAH, from the coding sequence ATGCGTATACTTATAGATACAAATATTATTATTCATCTAGAAGACTCATCGAAAATACTTGATGATAGCCTGAGTGAACTTTTTAGACTTGCGTATGAAAATAGACATGAGATCGTAATTCATCCAGCATCATTTGATGATATTAAAAAAGATAGAAATGAAAAAAGAAAAGAAATAAGCTTTTCAAGGGTTCGTAAATATCCTGTACTTAAAGGCCCACCAGAGCCTGGGGATCTCGAACTGAAAAGCTTAGGATTATCTGCAATAACGAAAAATGACCATATTGATAATTTAATTCTTTATGCTGTATATAAAGATGCCGTAAATATTCTTGTAACCGAAGATCGTGAAATGCACAAAAAAGCAGCATTTTTGGGGTTGTCGGACCGCGTTCATTATATACAGCAAGCCGCTGAATTTCTAAGAAGACTTTATAGTAGCATACCTGTATCTCTTCCGAACATTGAGGAAGCTGCGCTTTATCAAATTGATTTGAGAAATTCATTCTTTGATTCATTGCGTGAAGACTACTCGAAATTTGATGAGTGGTACAAGATGGCATCACGAGAAGGCAGAAAAGCTTGGGTTCATAGAAATGAAAAAGGCGAACTAGGTGCAATTTGTATTTATAAAGAAGAGAAAGATCCAATAATCACGACTGAAAATATCTCAATTCCTGGGAGAGTACTTAAGCTTTGTACTTTTAAAGTAGAGGAAAGAATGCGCGGGCGCAAGCTGGGAGAATTATTGTTAAAAGCGGCTTTTAGGTATGCTACTGATAATAAAATTGAGCATATTTATATTACCATGAAGCCAGGTAAGCAAAATTATTTGGAGGACATGTGTGAAGAATTTGGGTTCTATAGATTTGGAAAATATATTGATAATAGAGATGATGTATTTATTAAAGAACATTTTATTATGCCGCCTGATACCGAACTAACACCATTAGAATATAACGTACACTATTTCCCACATTTTAAATCTGATAAGAATGTTAAGAAATATATTGTCCCGATTAGACCCAAGTTTCATGGTATATTATTCCCTGAAATTGAACCTCAACCAAGCTTAATTGTAGGTTCAACGGCTGGTAATGCAATAAAACAAGCATACCTGTGCCATGCGCGTATTCATGGAATAAGCCCGGGAGACATTTTACTATTTTATAGATCACAGGATTTGCGAGCTATTACTAGTTTGGGAATTGTTGAGCTATCAACAGATCTTCAAGAGCTAGAAAAAATTATTCAAATAGTATCAAAGAGAACTGTTTATACTTTTACAGATATAAAAAAAATGGCTGAAAAAAAGACAAAGGTTATTCTTTTTAGACTATCTGAGCACTTTTCTCTACCAATATCTTATAAATGGTTAATTACTAATGAGGTCGTGCGCGGCAATATACAAACGATCAGAGGGATTTCACATGAGTCTTTTACAAAAATTATGCAAGAGTTCGCACCAAGTAGTTGCATTCATGCCCATTAA
- a CDS encoding peptidylprolyl isomerase: MKGRIALFFLLFFMLAVPFLAIAEEGEGDSKREKRAIIETVYGSIEIRLFPDIAPKHVENFVRLAKEGFYDGTIFHEAVPGFKIQGGDPYTKANSGKYTGCCPRKSRYGRTVLPWTVPAEFSDVRHKRGIVSMARFEDDPDSAASQFFIVLKDSSSLDGEYTVFGEVTSGMEVADRIAALPKDEGYPNLPEERVEMKVRILE; this comes from the coding sequence ATGAAAGGACGAATCGCATTATTTTTTCTACTATTTTTTATGCTGGCTGTGCCGTTCCTGGCAATCGCGGAAGAAGGGGAAGGGGATTCAAAAAGGGAAAAAAGGGCTATAATCGAGACGGTTTACGGGAGTATCGAGATACGGCTATTCCCCGATATAGCGCCGAAGCACGTCGAAAATTTCGTCCGGCTCGCGAAAGAGGGCTTCTATGACGGCACGATCTTCCACGAGGCAGTGCCGGGCTTTAAAATTCAGGGCGGAGATCCTTACACCAAGGCCAACTCCGGGAAGTATACCGGGTGCTGCCCGAGAAAAAGCAGGTACGGCCGGACCGTCCTGCCTTGGACGGTTCCCGCCGAGTTTAGTGACGTCCGGCACAAAAGGGGCATCGTCTCGATGGCGAGGTTCGAGGACGACCCGGACAGCGCGGCCTCGCAGTTCTTCATCGTTCTCAAGGACTCCAGCTCCCTTGACGGCGAATACACCGTATTCGGCGAGGTCACAAGCGGCATGGAAGTGGCCGACAGGATTGCCGCCCTTCCTAAAGACGAGGGCTATCCGAACCTTCCTGAGGAGCGGGTCGAGATGAAGGTGAGGATATTGGAGTGA
- a CDS encoding universal stress protein codes for MKILFCHDGSENARKALDKTLELFKLAKPEIILLTVVEGAADASMENEAIFEKQRSEGQDFLMRTAKHIIGKGFDVDAILATGDPRKMILEAETNKKPDILVVSKRGGGILEDMVLGSVSAYVVRHAKCAVLVFHA; via the coding sequence ATGAAGATACTCTTCTGCCATGACGGCTCTGAAAACGCCCGGAAGGCGCTGGATAAGACCCTGGAGCTTTTCAAGCTGGCCAAGCCGGAGATAATCCTCCTTACGGTAGTCGAGGGGGCAGCCGACGCCAGCATGGAAAACGAGGCGATATTCGAGAAGCAGCGCTCGGAGGGGCAGGATTTCCTGATGCGGACGGCCAAGCACATCATCGGCAAGGGGTTCGACGTGGACGCGATCCTCGCGACCGGCGACCCGAGGAAGATGATACTCGAGGCCGAAACCAACAAGAAGCCCGACATACTGGTGGTCTCGAAGCGGGGCGGAGGCATACTTGAGGACATGGTGCTCGGGAGCGTCAGCGCCTATGTCGTGCGCCATGCGAAATGCGCGGTGCTGGTATTCCATGCTTAG